In one Xyrauchen texanus isolate HMW12.3.18 chromosome 18, RBS_HiC_50CHRs, whole genome shotgun sequence genomic region, the following are encoded:
- the LOC127659207 gene encoding nebulin-like isoform X1 — MLLVQLNYHHDYVNVKGKNAAPHVTVDTERARQANYIQNDNFYKEPNKNFMPTGYALPYDTPLNRQAKVNSTATNNVKYREVYDQMKAMSYTMDPLGINFVTINKVTNERLYHDKYEKEKDKIHSEYDTPEFIQVNTTQQAISDKKYYNCRGTLLPQPITLQLMHCFHVNEISSDRICSG, encoded by the exons ATGCTTCTTGTCCAGCTCAACTACCACCATGACTATGTCAATGTTAAGGGTAAAAACGCTGCACCTCATGTGACTGTTGATACCGAAAGGGCTCGCCAAGCCAACTACATCCAGAATGAC AACTTCTACAAAGAGCCCAATAAGAACTTTATGCCTACCGGCTATGCTCTACCTTATGACACTCCACTCAACAGGCAGGCCAAGGTCAACAGCACTGCCACCAACAAT GTTAAATACAGGGAAGTCTATGATCAGATGAAAGCCATGAGCTACACTATGGATCCTCTAGGCATCAACTTTGTCACAATCAACAAGGTCACCAATGAA CGACTGTATCATGACAAATATGAGAAGGAAAAGGACAAGATCCATTCTGAGTATGACACCCCTGAGTTCATACAGGTTAATACCACTCAGCAGGCCATTAGTGAT AAGAAGTACTACAACTGCAGAGGAACTCTTCTGCCCCAACCCATCACCCTACAGCTGATGCACTGCTTCCATGTCAATGAGATCAGCAGCGAT AGGATCTGCAGTGGCTGA
- the LOC127659207 gene encoding nebulin-like isoform X2, whose translation MLLVQLNYHHDYVNVKGKNAAPHVTVDTERARQANYIQNDNFYKEPNKNFMPTGYALPYDTPLNRQAKVNSTATNNVKYREVYDQMKAMSYTMDPLGINFVTINKVTNERLYHDKYEKEKDKIHSEYDTPEFIQVNTTQQAISDKYYNCRGTLLPQPITLQLMHCFHVNEISSDRICSG comes from the exons ATGCTTCTTGTCCAGCTCAACTACCACCATGACTATGTCAATGTTAAGGGTAAAAACGCTGCACCTCATGTGACTGTTGATACCGAAAGGGCTCGCCAAGCCAACTACATCCAGAATGAC AACTTCTACAAAGAGCCCAATAAGAACTTTATGCCTACCGGCTATGCTCTACCTTATGACACTCCACTCAACAGGCAGGCCAAGGTCAACAGCACTGCCACCAACAAT GTTAAATACAGGGAAGTCTATGATCAGATGAAAGCCATGAGCTACACTATGGATCCTCTAGGCATCAACTTTGTCACAATCAACAAGGTCACCAATGAA CGACTGTATCATGACAAATATGAGAAGGAAAAGGACAAGATCCATTCTGAGTATGACACCCCTGAGTTCATACAGGTTAATACCACTCAGCAGGCCATTAGTGAT AAGTACTACAACTGCAGAGGAACTCTTCTGCCCCAACCCATCACCCTACAGCTGATGCACTGCTTCCATGTCAATGAGATCAGCAGCGAT AGGATCTGCAGTGGCTGA